The following coding sequences lie in one Xanthomonas hyacinthi genomic window:
- a CDS encoding glycoside hydrolase family 3 C-terminal domain-containing protein, translating into MLDDAHTVLFGSPTSVAVLGEVLLWEGLQSRRLIGNTRSGLKSLLQVSCVLGLLSSPLAHADDADDRAAALVAKMTREEKIAQAMNDAPAIARLGIPAYEWWSEGLHGIARNGYATVFPQAIGLAATWNTGLLEQVGTVTSTEARAKFNLAGGPGKDHPRYAGLTIWSPNINIFRDPRWGRGMETYGEDPYLTGQLAVGFIHGLQGDDPAHPRTIATPKHLAVHSGPEPGRHGFDVDVSPRDLEATYTPAFRAAIVEGRAGSVMCAYNALHGTPACAADWLLNGRLRGDWGFKGFVVSDCDAVDDMTQFHYFRADNAGSSAAALKAGHDLNCGHAYAELGQAIERGDADEALLDQSLVRLFAARYRLGELQPQRKDPYARLGAKDVDSAAHRALALQAAQQSLVLLQNRNATLPLKPGLRLAVIGPNADALAALEANYQGTSAAPVTPLLGLRERFDAANVRYAQGAPLAAGVPGMIPETALRSDGKPGLRGEYFDNVDLAGTPRTQRQDRVVSFNWDQVAPAKGVDKDRYSVRWSGELLPPGPGDYTLAVRVARCFDCAGHDPVRLYIDDTLVVAGNAEDKHVPAGMHNADGRNVETVLHFDDARPRRIRLELEHRGQDQGLRLEWLAPAAPQLAEAERAVAQADAVVAFVGLSPDVEGEELRIDVPGFDGGDRNDLALPAPQQALLERAKASGKPLVVVLMSGSAVALNWARQHADAIVAAWYPGQSGGTAIAQVLAGDVNPGGRLPVTFYRSTKDLPAYLSYDMKGRTYRYFKGEPLFAFGSGLSYTRFAYAAPQLSATTLQAGANLQVRTQVRNSGARAGDEVVQVYLEYPQRAQSPLRTLVGFQRVTLQPGETREVSFELGPRQLSDVDRAGQRTVQPGDYRVFVGGGQPGTDAPGGQATFSIKGTVPIPR; encoded by the coding sequence ATGCTGGACGATGCGCACACCGTGCTGTTCGGCTCGCCGACGTCGGTGGCGGTGCTGGGCGAGGTACTTTTGTGGGAGGGACTTCAGTCCCGACGCCTTATTGGTAACACCCGGTCGGGACTGAAGTCCCTCCTACAGGTGTCATGCGTGCTCGGGCTGCTCTCCTCCCCGCTCGCGCATGCCGACGACGCCGACGACCGCGCCGCCGCGCTGGTGGCGAAGATGACCCGCGAGGAAAAGATCGCGCAGGCGATGAACGATGCGCCGGCGATTGCGCGCCTGGGCATACCGGCCTACGAATGGTGGAGCGAGGGCCTGCACGGCATCGCCCGCAACGGCTACGCCACCGTGTTCCCGCAGGCGATCGGCCTGGCCGCGACCTGGAACACCGGCCTGCTCGAGCAGGTCGGCACGGTGACCTCGACCGAGGCGCGCGCCAAGTTCAATCTCGCCGGCGGCCCCGGCAAGGACCACCCGCGCTACGCCGGGCTGACCATCTGGTCGCCGAACATCAACATCTTCCGCGACCCGCGCTGGGGCCGCGGCATGGAGACCTACGGCGAGGACCCCTACCTCACCGGGCAGCTGGCGGTGGGCTTCATCCACGGCCTGCAGGGCGACGACCCGGCGCATCCGCGCACCATCGCCACGCCCAAGCACCTGGCCGTGCACAGCGGCCCGGAACCCGGCCGCCACGGCTTCGACGTGGACGTGTCGCCGCGCGACCTGGAAGCGACCTATACCCCGGCGTTCCGCGCCGCCATCGTCGAGGGCCGCGCCGGTTCGGTGATGTGCGCCTACAACGCGCTGCACGGCACCCCGGCCTGCGCCGCCGACTGGCTGCTCAACGGACGCCTGCGCGGCGACTGGGGCTTCAAGGGCTTCGTCGTCTCCGACTGCGATGCGGTCGACGACATGACCCAGTTCCATTACTTCCGCGCCGACAACGCCGGCTCTTCCGCCGCCGCGCTCAAGGCCGGCCACGACCTCAACTGCGGCCACGCCTATGCCGAACTGGGCCAGGCGATCGAACGCGGCGACGCCGACGAAGCCCTGCTCGACCAATCGCTGGTGCGGCTGTTCGCCGCGCGCTACCGGCTCGGCGAACTGCAGCCGCAGCGCAAGGACCCGTACGCGCGGCTGGGCGCCAAGGACGTGGACAGCGCCGCGCACCGCGCACTGGCGCTGCAGGCCGCGCAGCAATCGCTGGTGCTGCTGCAGAACCGCAACGCCACCCTGCCGCTGAAGCCAGGCCTGCGGCTGGCGGTGATCGGCCCCAATGCCGACGCGCTGGCCGCGCTGGAAGCCAACTACCAGGGCACCTCGGCCGCGCCGGTGACGCCGCTGCTCGGCCTGCGCGAACGCTTCGACGCGGCGAACGTGCGTTACGCGCAAGGCGCGCCGCTCGCCGCCGGCGTGCCCGGCATGATCCCCGAGACCGCCTTGCGCAGCGACGGCAAGCCCGGCCTGCGTGGCGAGTATTTCGACAACGTCGATCTGGCCGGCACGCCGCGCACGCAACGCCAGGACCGCGTGGTCAGCTTCAACTGGGACCAGGTGGCGCCGGCCAAGGGCGTGGACAAGGACCGCTACTCGGTGCGCTGGAGCGGCGAGCTGCTGCCGCCCGGGCCGGGCGACTACACCCTGGCGGTGCGCGTGGCGCGCTGTTTCGATTGCGCCGGCCACGATCCGGTGCGGCTGTACATCGACGACACGCTGGTCGTCGCCGGCAACGCCGAGGACAAGCACGTGCCCGCCGGCATGCACAACGCCGATGGCCGCAACGTCGAGACCGTGCTGCATTTCGACGATGCGCGTCCGCGCCGCATCCGCCTGGAACTGGAGCATCGCGGCCAGGACCAGGGCCTGCGCCTGGAATGGCTGGCGCCGGCCGCGCCGCAACTGGCCGAGGCCGAACGCGCGGTCGCGCAGGCGGACGCGGTGGTCGCCTTCGTCGGCCTGTCGCCGGACGTGGAAGGCGAGGAACTGCGCATCGACGTGCCCGGCTTCGACGGCGGCGACCGCAACGACCTCGCCCTGCCCGCGCCGCAGCAGGCGCTGCTGGAACGCGCCAAGGCCAGCGGCAAGCCGCTCGTGGTGGTGCTGATGAGCGGCAGCGCGGTGGCGTTGAACTGGGCCAGGCAGCATGCCGATGCGATCGTCGCGGCGTGGTATCCGGGGCAGTCCGGCGGCACCGCGATCGCGCAGGTGCTGGCCGGCGACGTCAACCCGGGCGGCCGCCTGCCGGTCACCTTCTACCGCTCCACCAAGGACCTGCCGGCCTACCTCAGCTACGACATGAAGGGCCGCACCTATCGCTACTTCAAGGGCGAGCCGCTGTTCGCGTTCGGCAGCGGGCTGAGCTACACCCGCTTCGCCTACGCCGCGCCGCAGCTGTCGGCGACGACGCTGCAGGCGGGCGCCAACCTGCAGGTGCGCACGCAGGTGCGCAACAGCGGCGCGCGTGCCGGCGACGAGGTGGTGCAGGTGTACCTGGAATACCCGCAACGCGCGCAGTCGCCGCTGCGCACCCTGGTCGGCTTCCAGCGGGTGACGCTGCAGCCGGGCGAAACGCGCGAGGTGAGTTTCGAGCTGGGACCGCGGCAGCTGAGCGATGTCGATCGCGCCGGCCAGCGCACGGTGCAGCCCGGCGACTACCGCGTGTTCGTCGGCGGCGGCCAGCCCGGCACCGACGCGCCTGGCGGACAGGCGACGTTTTCGATCAAGGGCACGGTGCCCATCCCGCGGTGA
- a CDS encoding beta-mannosidase has protein sequence MTQPHRRSRSAPRARFPARLGLLLALGLPALTLPALGQAAVPATLSLQQGWQLRLAPGEAHAKAFPKAAQWLPAQVPGTVQTDLIAAGVVPDPFYRDNEAKIQWAGLSDWQYQTRFKADAALLAREHVELVFDGLDTYAEVYLNGKKLLAADNMFRQWRVDAKPLLKRGDNVLEVRLFSPIKKIQPWLAKQPYALPGAYDSAFGDEPVARHSSTYVRKAPYTFGWDWGPRIVTAGIWQDVRVEAWDALRVEGLHVAQQRVDADAAQLLAQLEVQAGRGGEVQLELDVLGPDGQRVAQLSQKAVLDPGSNTLTVPVRIAKPQRWFPVGYGKQDLYTFKARLRDTAGDNYATQRVTGLRSVELRRDTDKWGKGFAIVVNGIPVFAKGANLIPFDSFPSRVDAARMHGILQSARDANMNMLRMWGGGHYQPDSFYEDADRLGIMIWQDFMFGGAIPPYDVAFRENTRAEAEAQVKRLGDHPSIVIWCGNNEVQTGWENWGDRVKFKQSIDPEERSRIERGMTTLFGTVLREAVSKYDSDTPYWATSPGTDFDGAADQPDDGDMHYWKVWGGPALPVTEYLNVTPRFMSEYGLQSFPEMRTIRAFAEPGDLQPESPVMRAHQKFDKGNGNQRLLLYIRRAFGEPKDFESFVYLSQLMQAEGIAVAAEHLRASRPQSMGSLYWQLNDVWPGASWSSLDYFGRWKALHYHAKRFYAPELIAALRNGKGQTEVTLVSDRTVPLAARWRMRVMDVSGKVLSKSEKPVTLAPLSSVRVGSFSDAQLLRRADPKRSFAVFELLDGARVLSRNLVFFDAAKNLHLPSPDIRTELRADGDGYALTLTSTSVAREVWLAFGDLDATLSDNAFDLLPGEPLSLHVRSSATLEQLRGALQVRDLAGTLAGAPPEPAEAK, from the coding sequence ATGACCCAGCCGCATCGCCGTTCCCGTTCCGCGCCGCGCGCGCGCTTCCCCGCCCGGCTCGGGCTGTTGCTGGCGCTGGGCCTGCCCGCACTGACCTTGCCGGCGCTGGGCCAGGCGGCGGTACCGGCGACGCTGTCGCTGCAGCAGGGCTGGCAGCTGCGGCTGGCGCCGGGCGAGGCGCACGCCAAGGCGTTCCCGAAGGCGGCGCAGTGGCTGCCGGCGCAGGTGCCAGGCACGGTGCAGACCGACCTGATCGCCGCCGGGGTGGTGCCGGATCCGTTCTATCGCGACAACGAGGCCAAGATCCAGTGGGCCGGGCTCAGCGACTGGCAGTACCAGACCCGCTTCAAGGCCGACGCCGCGCTGCTCGCGCGCGAACACGTGGAGCTGGTGTTCGACGGCCTGGATACCTACGCCGAGGTCTACCTCAACGGCAAGAAACTGCTCGCCGCCGACAACATGTTCCGGCAGTGGCGAGTCGATGCCAAACCGCTGCTCAAGCGCGGCGACAACGTGCTGGAAGTGCGGCTGTTCTCGCCGATCAAGAAGATCCAGCCATGGCTGGCCAAGCAGCCGTACGCGCTGCCCGGTGCTTACGACTCGGCGTTCGGCGACGAACCGGTGGCCCGGCACAGCTCCACCTACGTGCGCAAGGCGCCGTACACCTTCGGCTGGGACTGGGGCCCGCGTATCGTCACCGCCGGCATCTGGCAGGACGTGCGCGTGGAAGCCTGGGACGCGCTGCGCGTGGAAGGCCTGCACGTCGCCCAGCAACGCGTCGATGCCGACGCGGCGCAACTGCTCGCGCAACTGGAGGTGCAGGCCGGGCGCGGCGGCGAGGTGCAACTGGAGCTGGACGTGCTCGGCCCCGACGGCCAGCGCGTGGCCCAACTGAGCCAGAAAGCGGTGCTCGATCCCGGCAGCAACACCCTCACCGTGCCGGTGCGCATCGCCAAGCCGCAGCGCTGGTTCCCGGTCGGCTACGGCAAGCAGGATCTGTACACGTTCAAGGCGCGCCTGCGCGACACCGCCGGCGACAACTACGCCACCCAGCGCGTCACCGGCCTGCGCAGCGTCGAGCTGCGCCGCGACACCGACAAGTGGGGCAAGGGCTTCGCGATCGTGGTCAACGGCATCCCGGTATTCGCCAAGGGCGCCAACCTGATCCCGTTCGACAGCTTCCCCAGCCGGGTCGATGCCGCGCGCATGCACGGCATCCTGCAGTCGGCGCGCGACGCCAACATGAACATGCTGCGCATGTGGGGCGGCGGCCACTACCAGCCGGACAGCTTCTACGAGGACGCCGACCGCCTCGGCATCATGATCTGGCAGGACTTCATGTTCGGCGGCGCGATCCCGCCCTACGACGTGGCGTTCCGCGAGAACACCCGCGCCGAGGCCGAAGCGCAGGTCAAGCGCCTGGGCGACCACCCCAGCATCGTGATCTGGTGCGGCAACAACGAAGTGCAGACCGGCTGGGAAAACTGGGGCGACCGGGTCAAGTTCAAGCAGTCGATCGATCCGGAAGAACGCAGCCGCATCGAGCGCGGCATGACCACGCTGTTCGGCACCGTGCTGCGCGAAGCGGTGAGCAAGTACGACAGCGACACGCCGTACTGGGCCACCTCGCCCGGCACAGATTTCGACGGCGCCGCCGACCAGCCCGACGACGGCGACATGCATTACTGGAAGGTATGGGGCGGCCCGGCATTGCCGGTCACCGAATACCTCAACGTGACCCCGCGCTTCATGTCCGAGTACGGCCTGCAGTCGTTCCCGGAGATGCGCACGATCCGCGCCTTCGCCGAACCCGGCGACCTGCAGCCGGAATCGCCGGTGATGCGCGCGCACCAGAAGTTCGACAAGGGCAACGGCAACCAGCGCCTGCTGCTGTACATCCGCCGCGCATTCGGCGAGCCAAAGGACTTCGAAAGCTTCGTGTACCTGAGCCAGCTGATGCAGGCCGAAGGCATCGCCGTGGCCGCCGAGCACCTGCGCGCGTCGCGGCCGCAGTCGATGGGCTCGCTGTACTGGCAGCTCAACGACGTATGGCCGGGCGCGTCCTGGTCGAGCCTGGACTACTTCGGCCGCTGGAAGGCGCTGCACTACCACGCCAAGCGCTTCTACGCGCCGGAACTGATCGCCGCGCTGCGCAACGGCAAGGGCCAGACCGAGGTGACGCTGGTGTCCGACCGCACCGTGCCGCTGGCCGCGCGCTGGCGCATGCGGGTGATGGACGTGTCCGGCAAGGTGCTGAGCAAGAGCGAGAAGCCGGTGACCCTGGCGCCGCTGTCCAGCGTGCGTGTGGGCAGCTTCAGCGATGCGCAGCTGCTGCGCCGCGCCGATCCCAAGCGCAGCTTCGCGGTGTTCGAACTGCTCGACGGCGCGCGCGTGCTGTCGCGCAACCTGGTGTTCTTCGACGCGGCCAAAAACCTGCACTTGCCCAGCCCGGACATCCGCACCGAGTTGCGTGCCGATGGCGACGGCTATGCGCTGACCCTGACCAGCACCAGCGTGGCACGCGAAGTGTGGCTGGCGTTCGGCGACCTGGATGCGACGCTGTCCGACAACGCGTTCGACCTGTTGCCGGGCGAACCGCTGAGCCTGCACGTGCGCAGCAGCGCCACGCTGGAACAGCTGCGCGGCGCCTTGCAGGTGCGCGATCTGGCAGGCACGCTGGCCGGTGCGCCGCCCGAGCCGGCGGAGGCGAAGTGA
- a CDS encoding family 20 glycosylhydrolase, producing the protein MIAAGARQRTPHRPTTAPAGVAAASRSTWLGLALFALTAVLSGCDRQAPAAADTAKPAAAPAPAAPKPVSTAPLPLIPAPAQAKRGSATLTIGTGSTLSVPTDDEAAMRVARQLAALLEKTRGLALEVRAETIPANGAIRLQMNPNAPVEAPEGYGLDVDGSTMLIQARDERGLFYGAMSAWQLLTPDADKGEVDVPEVKIRDWPRFGWRGLLLDVARHFHGPDTVKHVIDAMAEHKLNVLHLHLTDDQGWRIEIKRYPKLTEIGAWRTPPGAGTQGVPDRYGGFYTQDQIRDLVAYAAARHITIVPELDMPGHAQAAVAAYPELVGVTRQRPKVSVDWGVNPYLFDTDEKSMSFIQGVLDEVLGLFPSQYIHIGGDEAVKDQWQRSPAVRAQMRKLGVKDAHAMQGWFNQQLSDYLSKHQRRLIGWDEILEGGLPASASVMSWRGVDGAVTAARQGHDVVLAPAGWLYLDNLQSARNDEPNGRLAVLPLQKVYEFDPVPAALNAEEAKHVLGAQAALWAEYIPSAWHIDHALFPRLGALAEAAWSPMAVRGWDGFLQRLPAQLNRYRALGIDYGDGAFAPDIAIQGGDNTALDSGKASIALGNQARFGSFRYTTDGSEPTADSPRYAKPFDVTLPVTVRAATFADDGSVLAAARTRILDRPGLLSRDTQGLGSCADGNLGLRVPLLPDLPGKDTPVFNIDLFGSCWRYADARLDGIRSIRIDAARLARNYGLAHDQAKVKQYPAKSARGELEVRLGDCKGKLLARIPLPAGKALGEQFSLEAPLPKQSGTHDLCLRSTARIHGPYYAIGAVHLIETTAQAPPAAAR; encoded by the coding sequence ATGATTGCAGCAGGTGCACGCCAGCGCACGCCACACCGCCCGACGACCGCCCCGGCGGGCGTCGCGGCGGCGTCCCGCAGCACGTGGCTGGGGCTTGCCCTGTTCGCCCTCACTGCCGTGCTGAGCGGCTGCGACCGCCAGGCCCCCGCCGCTGCGGACACGGCCAAGCCCGCCGCCGCGCCCGCGCCGGCTGCGCCGAAACCGGTCAGCACCGCGCCGTTGCCGCTGATTCCGGCACCGGCGCAGGCCAAGCGCGGCAGCGCCACGTTGACCATCGGCACCGGCAGCACGCTGTCGGTACCGACCGACGACGAGGCGGCCATGCGCGTGGCCCGGCAACTGGCCGCGCTGCTGGAAAAAACCCGCGGCCTGGCGCTGGAGGTGCGCGCCGAGACCATTCCGGCCAACGGCGCCATCCGCCTGCAGATGAATCCAAACGCCCCGGTGGAAGCGCCGGAAGGCTACGGGCTGGACGTGGACGGCAGCACCATGCTGATCCAGGCGCGCGACGAGCGCGGCCTGTTCTACGGCGCGATGAGCGCCTGGCAACTGCTCACCCCCGATGCCGACAAGGGCGAAGTGGACGTGCCGGAGGTCAAGATCCGCGACTGGCCGCGCTTCGGCTGGCGCGGCCTGCTGCTCGACGTGGCCCGCCACTTCCACGGCCCGGACACGGTCAAGCACGTCATCGATGCGATGGCCGAGCACAAGCTCAACGTGCTGCACCTGCACCTGACCGACGACCAGGGCTGGCGCATCGAGATCAAGCGTTATCCCAAGCTCACCGAGATCGGCGCCTGGCGCACCCCGCCTGGCGCAGGCACGCAGGGCGTGCCCGACCGTTACGGCGGCTTCTACACCCAGGACCAGATCCGCGACCTGGTCGCCTACGCCGCCGCGCGGCATATCACCATCGTGCCGGAACTGGACATGCCCGGACACGCGCAGGCGGCGGTGGCGGCGTACCCGGAACTGGTCGGCGTGACCAGGCAGCGTCCGAAGGTGTCGGTGGACTGGGGCGTCAATCCCTACCTGTTCGACACCGACGAAAAGAGCATGAGCTTCATCCAGGGCGTGCTCGACGAAGTGCTGGGGCTGTTCCCCTCGCAGTACATCCACATCGGCGGCGACGAAGCGGTCAAGGACCAGTGGCAGCGTTCGCCCGCGGTGCGCGCGCAGATGCGCAAGCTCGGGGTCAAGGACGCGCACGCGATGCAGGGCTGGTTCAACCAGCAGTTGTCCGACTACCTGAGCAAGCACCAGCGGCGCCTGATCGGCTGGGACGAGATCCTGGAAGGCGGCCTGCCGGCGAGCGCGTCGGTGATGTCGTGGCGCGGCGTCGATGGCGCGGTGACCGCGGCCAGGCAGGGCCACGACGTGGTCCTGGCGCCGGCCGGCTGGCTGTACCTGGACAACCTGCAGAGCGCACGCAACGACGAGCCCAACGGCCGCCTGGCGGTGCTGCCGCTGCAGAAGGTCTACGAGTTCGATCCGGTCCCGGCCGCGCTCAACGCCGAGGAAGCCAAGCACGTGCTCGGTGCGCAGGCCGCGCTGTGGGCCGAATACATTCCCTCGGCCTGGCACATCGACCATGCGCTATTCCCGCGCCTGGGCGCGCTGGCCGAGGCGGCGTGGTCGCCGATGGCGGTGCGCGGCTGGGACGGCTTCCTGCAGCGCCTGCCGGCGCAGCTCAACCGCTACCGCGCGCTCGGCATCGACTACGGCGACGGCGCGTTCGCACCGGACATCGCCATCCAGGGCGGCGACAACACGGCGCTGGACAGCGGCAAGGCCAGCATCGCGCTCGGCAACCAGGCCAGGTTCGGCAGCTTCCGCTACACCACCGACGGCAGCGAACCCACCGCCGATTCGCCGCGCTACGCCAAGCCGTTCGACGTGACCCTGCCGGTCACGGTGCGCGCGGCCACCTTCGCCGACGACGGCAGCGTGCTGGCCGCCGCGCGCACCCGCATCCTCGACCGCCCCGGCCTGCTCAGCCGCGACACCCAGGGCCTGGGTTCCTGCGCCGACGGCAACCTGGGCCTGCGCGTGCCGCTGCTGCCGGACCTGCCGGGCAAGGACACGCCGGTGTTCAACATCGACCTGTTCGGCAGCTGCTGGCGCTATGCCGACGCGCGCCTGGACGGCATCCGCAGCATCCGCATCGATGCGGCGCGGCTGGCGCGCAACTACGGGCTGGCGCACGACCAGGCCAAGGTCAAGCAGTACCCGGCCAAGAGCGCACGCGGCGAACTGGAAGTGCGCCTGGGCGACTGCAAGGGCAAGCTGCTGGCGCGGATCCCGCTGCCGGCCGGCAAGGCGCTGGGCGAGCAGTTCTCGCTGGAAGCGCCGCTGCCCAAGCAATCCGGCACGCACGACCTGTGCCTGCGCTCCACCGCCCGCATCCACGGCCCGTACTACGCCATCGGCGCCGTCCACCTGATCGAAACCACCGCGCAGGCGCCCCCCGCCGCCGCGCGTTGA
- a CDS encoding glycosyl hydrolase family 18 protein, with translation MMKRFAGLLLALAMVCTPAMAKNPTALFYLMSTQKSTNAFLANVDKIDVVVPTWYGVDQNGLVNGTPNAYIYAIAKRKQLRVMPILSMTTGRDGFHTLMHDEDAKKRMIASLLIHGKKNGYYGFQFDFENIAWTDRDAYTLMVKQTADALHKAGFKMSVAVVPNAPGYAEGGQFSKWMWEYWRGAYDLKALGQAVDLVSLMTYDQHTRWTTPGPVDGMLWMKKHLDYALTQVPKDKLSLGIATYGYRWYTGNPVKEDGTEASNISATYIDADESFPLAIEQNATVQWDAQEQESWFYFYRDDMREWVFRPDARSFRARYDLVKEYGLEGFSCWVLGAEDPKLWDALPTASR, from the coding sequence ATGATGAAGCGATTCGCAGGGCTGCTGCTTGCCCTGGCCATGGTCTGTACCCCGGCCATGGCCAAGAACCCGACCGCGCTGTTCTATCTGATGAGCACGCAGAAATCGACCAACGCGTTCCTGGCCAACGTCGACAAGATCGACGTGGTGGTGCCGACCTGGTACGGCGTGGACCAGAACGGCCTGGTCAACGGCACCCCCAACGCCTACATCTACGCCATCGCCAAGCGCAAGCAGCTGCGGGTGATGCCGATCCTGTCGATGACCACCGGTCGCGACGGCTTCCACACGCTGATGCACGACGAGGATGCGAAGAAGCGCATGATCGCCTCGCTGCTGATCCACGGCAAAAAGAACGGCTACTACGGCTTCCAGTTCGATTTCGAGAACATCGCCTGGACCGACCGCGACGCCTACACGCTGATGGTCAAGCAGACCGCCGACGCGCTGCACAAGGCCGGCTTCAAGATGTCGGTGGCGGTGGTGCCGAACGCGCCCGGCTATGCCGAAGGCGGGCAGTTTTCCAAGTGGATGTGGGAATACTGGCGCGGCGCCTACGATCTGAAGGCCCTGGGCCAGGCGGTGGACCTGGTCAGCCTGATGACCTACGACCAGCACACCCGCTGGACCACGCCCGGCCCGGTCGACGGCATGCTGTGGATGAAGAAGCACCTGGACTACGCGCTGACCCAGGTGCCGAAAGATAAATTGTCGCTGGGCATCGCCACCTACGGCTATCGCTGGTACACCGGCAACCCGGTGAAGGAAGACGGCACGGAAGCGTCGAACATCTCGGCGACCTACATCGACGCCGACGAATCCTTCCCGCTGGCAATCGAGCAGAACGCCACCGTGCAGTGGGATGCGCAGGAGCAGGAGTCGTGGTTCTACTTCTACCGCGACGACATGCGCGAGTGGGTGTTCCGCCCGGATGCGCGCAGCTTCCGCGCGCGCTACGACCTGGTGAAGGAATACGGCCTGGAAGGCTTCAGCTGCTGGGTGCTGGGCGCCGAGGATCCGAAGCTGTGGGACGCGCTGCCGACCGCATCGCGCTGA